In Haloarcula limicola, the genomic stretch GAACTGCACGCCGCGGAACTGGCGGAGTCGCCGACGCTCGACGAGATCGGGGAGCGGGCGGCGGAGGGACTCCCCACCTACGGCGAGTGCGGCGGGCTGATGGCGCTCTCGGAGTCGCTCTCGACTACCGAGGGAGAGACCTACGAGATGGCGGGCGTGTTGCCCGCGTCCGTCGAGATGCGCGAGCGCTATCAGGCGCTCGATCACGTCGAACTGACCGCGAGGCGGACGACGCCGGTCGCCGAAGGGGGGACGACTCGCCGCGGCCACGAGTTCCACTACTCCGCGGCCGCCGTGGAGTCGGACGCGAGGTTCGCCTTCGACGTCGAACGCGGGACCGGCATCGACGGCGACCGCGACGGCCTCACGGAGTACGCCACCGTCGGGACGTACTGTCACGCCCACGCGGCGAGCGGCGCCTTCGACCGACTGCTGACCGGGCGCTGAGCGACCGCCGACCGCGGGCCGGCCAGCGGCCGACCGAGTGCTCGGCGGCTCGAACCGTCTGACAGGAGACGGACGGACGGCAGACCGCCCATAAACTTTTTTCCTGTCTGCCATCGTGATACGTACAATGAACGAGTTGCGCGACCTGCTCGCCGACGTGGTCGCAGACGCCGACGCCGTCTCGCTGTTCTCCCCGAACGCCGCCGCCTTCGAGCGGTTCGAGGACGCGGATATCCCAGTCGTCGTCGTCGGCCCGGAGAACGCCGTGGACGCGGAGAACTTCGTCGAACTACCGATCGACTTCATCGACCTCGAAGGCAGGGTCCGCTTCGGTATCGAGGGGGCGCTCGAAAAGGAATTCTTCGAGGAAGGCGACGAAGTCGTCTGCGTGACAGACTTCTTGGGCGGGGTCGGAAACACCGTCGCCCGCATCGAGACCAGCGACTTCTCGCCGTCGGGCGTCTACGATCTGTTCGTCAACTCCCGGGCCGAGCCCGGCGTCGTCCGCGACGTCTTCGAGGTGGCCATCGAACTCGGGAAGAAGGGACAGAAGGGCAAGCCCGTCGGCGCGCTGTTCGTCGTCGGCGACGCCGGCAAGGTCATGAACAAGTCCCGACCGCTCTCGTACAACCCCTTCGAGAAGTCCCACGTCCACGTCGGCGACCCGATCGTCAACGTGATGCTGAAGGAGTTCTCGCGGCTCGACGGCGCGTTCGTCATCTCCGACGCCGGGAAGATCGTCTCGGCGTACCGCTACCTCGAACCCTCCGCCGAAGGGGTGGACATCCCGAAGGGGCTGGGCGCGCGACACATGGCCGGTGGGGCCATCTCTCGGGACACGAACGCGACCGCGATCGTCCTCTCGGAGAGCGACGGGCTCGTACGGGCGTTCAAGGGCGGGGAAATCGTCCTCGAGATCGACCCCGAGGAATACTGACGATGCAACTTGGATTCGACTGGCCGGACGTCATCCGGACGCTGTTCTCGCCGGAGAACGCCGTGTTGCTCTCGATCATCGTCCTCTTCGTCGGCCTGGTGCTCGGCGTGCTGGTCTGGCGGGCCTCGCGGCAGTTCATGCGGGAACTGGGCGTTCCAGAGGCCGTCGAGGGCACCCCCTTCGAGCGGACCGCTCGGGGTCTGGGCACGTCCACGGTCGGTATCGTCTCGAACCTCACGGCGCTGTTCGTCTACATCGTCACCGTCACGGTGGCGCTGAACATCGCCCAACTGGGCAATCCGGAGGCGTACTGGACGCAGTTCACCGAGTTCCTCCCGGACCTCTTCATCGCCGCCTTCGCGCTCATCATCGGCCTCATCGCCGGCGACAAGGCGCGGCTCGTCGTCTCGGAGCGCCTCCGAAGCGTGAAGCTCCCCGAGGCGACGCTCGTGCCGGAACTCGTCAAGTACAGCATCTTCTATCTGGCCGTCCTCATCGCGCTCGGTCAGCTGGGCGTCGATACGATGGCGCTGCTCATCCTGCTGGCGGCGTACTCCTTCGGACTCGTCTTCATCACCGGGCTGGCGCTGAAAGACCTCTTGGCCGCGAGCGCCGCCGGACTCTACCTCCTGCTGTCGGAACCGTACAGCATCGGCGACGAGGTCGTCATCGGCGACCGGCAGGGAATAGTTCAGGAAGTCGATATGTTCGTCACGCACGTCGAGAGCGAGGGAAAAGAGCACATCATCCCCAATCAGTTGGTCATCCGGTCGGGGATCGTCCGCGTCCGGAACTAACTGTCGGCGCTAACTGTCGGCGTCGTCGCCCCGTTCTATCGGCTCCGCCGGGACGCCGGCGACGGTCGTCCCCGGCGGGACGTCGTCCGCGACGAGGGAGTTCGCGGCCACCTGCGCGTCCGCTCCGACCGTCACGCCCGGGAGGACGACCGCGCCCGCGCCGATCATCGCTCGCTCGCCGACGACGACCTCGCCGGTCCGGTACTCCGTCTGTAGGAACTCGTGACAGAGCAGCGTCGCGTCGTAGCCGACGATGGCGTCGTCTCTGACGGTGATGAGTTCCGGCCAGAAGACGTCGGGCGTCGATTCGAGGCCCCACGCGACGCCGGTGCCGACGGTGACGCCGAGGCGGCGCAACAGCCGGTTCTTGAGCCGCAGGCTCGGCGAGACGCGACAGACGAGGATGACGGCGTAGTTGAGCATCACGCGCAGCGGGTGTTTCGCGTCGGGCCACGAGAACAGGGAGTTGCGCGGACCGGGGGTCGGATGACGGTCGAGGTCGTCGTGTCGTTGGCCGCTCACGGGAACCGATAGCGGGCCGGAGGTAATCAAACCACTCGGACCTGCGGTGTCAGCGGTGCCGCCGTCCGTGTCTCGAAAGCGGTGCGACCGCAGCCGTCGGCAAGCGACTCAGTCGCGCTGGAACGCCGCTTTGCAGTCCTCGTCACAGAAGAGGTAGACGGTGACGCCGTCCGCGACCGTCGCCACCGTCGGCGTCCGCTCTCCGGGGTCGAGTTCGCCGTCGCACTCAGCACAGACCGTTACGACATCGCCGTCCCCCGTTTCACTGAGCGATCTATCGGCGATCGTATCGTCCACGTGCGGGGCCATCATATCCTCCAGCGCGTGCCGTCGCGGCCGTCGGTACGCTCCGACCGCCGCGGTCCGTTCGCCGCGGATGCCACCACGAGGGTCCCCACCCGCCGACTGCGAGTGCGACTGGCGGCCCGTAGCCCTCTCCCCACCATCCGAGTCTGCGTCCGTTCGCTCATGCACTGATCCCGCCACCTACTGGTATCTCTTCTATCACGATATCGCTGGTCCGTATACTCGTACGCTTAGCGGAGGCGACCTCCGAATACTGATGCGCACCCGGCAGGTGAGTCACGCGGCGAAGAACCCGGCTCGTCCGACCACTCGGACGAAACCGCCGCTCGGGCGACGCCGCCGAATTACTGTTCCGACCCGACCGTCGGCTGGTCACCGAAGACGATGTCGAAGAGCTTTCGCTCCCCCTTCCGGATGTGGCGGCTCACCGTCGGTTGAGAGATGCCGAGAATCTCCGCGACGTCGCTGCCGGAGCTGTCCCGCGGGAAGTTGAAGAACCCGGCGTGATAGGCGGTCCGCAACACCTCCTCTTCGCGGTCGGTCAGCTGCTCCAGATAGACGGCCTCGAACTCCTCTTCGGTGAGGACCGGCCGGTCGAGCTCCCGTCTGGCGGTCAGCTCCGCGTCGTACTGACTCAGGAACATCTCCAAGAACGCCTTGATGTCGCCCGAACTCGGGAGTTCGACCAGCAACTCCGCGCCGTCCGGCGTCGAGGAGAGTGCGGTCGGGTGCGCGCCGGCCCCGAGTAACGTCGCAAGGAAACTCGTCTCGGTGAGCGTCGCTTCGTAGAAACACCCGTCCTCGCGCTCCGCGATCAGCCGGACGTCCTTGATCTCCGTCGAGCGGTCGGCGAACGTCCGGATGGCGTCGGGACTGCTGCCGTCGATGGTGAAAAAGGCCCGCAGCGTCCCATCGGCCTGATCGACCAGCGCCTCGAACTCGAACTGACTGCCGGTCTCTCGCGTGAACTCGACCGCCGCGATGTCGGGGTCAGTCACTCGGAACTCCAGTTCGACGGCCGTCTCGCTCACGAGCATCTTCTTCCGTTCGAGGGCGTTGATCGCGTAGCCGATCATCCGCCCCAACTCCGCCAGCACGGTCTCCTCTAACTCGTCGAAGATCTCGGGGGTCTCCGCGTACAGGTTCAAGACGCCGTAGAGGATCTCGTCGTGGACGAGCGGCACCGAGATACTCGCGCGATAGCCGCGCTGGAGCGCGGCTTGCCGCCACGGTTCGAATGGCGGGTCGCTGTGGAGGTTGTTCTGGACCTGGGGTTCGTGCGTCTTGACGGCCCGTCCCGTCGGCCCCCTCGCCGACGACGATTCGTCGGTCGTGATCTCGATCTCCTCGAGATATCCCTGTTCGACGCCGGCGGACGTCCGGGGGACGACCCGCCCGCCGATCGTCTCCTGTTCACCGACCCACGCGAAGCGGTAGGACTCGGCGTTCGCCAGTTTCGTACACACCGTCTGCTCGATCTCCTCGCGGGTGGTCGCCTCGGTCAGCACCTGCGTGATCTCGCGGATCACCGAGTTGAGGCGGTTGACTCGGTCTAACGTCTCCGTGCGCGCTTCGAGTTCCGCGGTCCGCTCCCGCAGTTGCTCCTCGCGCTCGACCCGGTCGAGGGCCGCCTGGACGTTCGCCACGAACAGCGTCACGAGCGTGATCTCGTGCTGGGAGAACGTCCTCGGCTCCGTCGCGCCGCTCACGAACACGCCGTAGCTCCCGATGGGAAAGAGGACGACGCTCTGTAAGGGCGTCTCCGACGCGGAGAGGTCCGACGCCGCCGAGACATCCGGGATCACCCGCCGCTCCTGTTCGAGGTAGACCTCCCAGGGGAGGTCGCGCTCCGGGGCGAACAGGTCCGTCTCGTCGGTGAGCGCGTCGGCGGCGATTGTTCGGGCCATCGGCTGGAGCGTCCCCGTCTGTTCGTCGTAGTACGCGATCATGGAGATCGGCAGACCGAGCGTGTCCTGTGCGGTCCGAACCGCGATGTTACAGGCCTCTTCGACCGTCTCGGCCGTCGAGAGGGCCTGTGCCCCCTCGTTCAGCTGCCGCAGCCGCTGCTCCCGCCGTTTCTGCTCGCTGATGTCCCGAACGATACCGGTGAAGAACCGCTCGCCCTCGTGAGTGATCTCGCTGAACGAGATACTGAGAGCCACCTCGGTGCCGTCGCTGTGCTGGCCCGGCAGCTCGACGTTGTCCCAGTCGAGTTTGCGCTCGCCGGTGTCGAGATACCGCTGGAAGCCCGCGTCGTGCTGCGAAGCGAGGCGGTCGCTCATCAGGACGGTCAGCGGTTCGCCGAGCAGTTCCGACGGCGTGTAGCCCAGGATCTCCTCCATCGCGGGGTTCACGAAGCGAATCGTGCTGTCGGTATCGATGGTGATGATGCCGTCGTTGGTAATCCGAGCGACCGCTTCGAGCAGCCCTGTCGGGTTCTGTAGGTCCGACTCTGGCGAGGGCTCTCCGTCGGCCGCGGGGTCGAGCCCGGTCCCCCGCGCCGAGGAGCGGGCCGGTTCGAGACGGGCGCGGAGCCGGTGGGCCAGCGTCGACTCGTCGGCCGGGTCGACGGAGAGGGGGACGACTTCGTCGATCCCGACCGCCGACGCCTCTCGAAGCAGATCGGTCGTGACGTCGTCCGCGAGCAGTATCGTCTGCAGGTCGGGGGCCGTCTCGGCGGCAGCGGCGAGAAACGAGAGCCCGTCCGTCGTCCGGAGGTCTTCGCGGGCGAGGAGAACGTCGTACTCGTCGGTTTCGAGCAACTCGGCGGCGTCGTCGGCGGTCTCTGCCACGTCGACGTTCGCCGCCGACAGTACTTCCCGCAGCGCCTCGACGTGGACCGACGATTCCGCCGGGTCGCCGTCGACGAGCAAGATGTGGATTGGAGATGGCGACATAGTATCTCGACTAGTGTGACACTCGATACCACTACATTAGGAATTCTCCCTCAAAAATCAGGGGGACAGAGGTTATCTATCTTATATTTAGAACGGGTGAGAGAACCCTCGGGCCGTCGTCAGTCGCCGCGGATCTCGTCCATGTGGTCGATCCGCTGTTGGACGAGGTCGGGTTTGCCGATGTCGTGGCGCACCCGCAGGCCCTCGGTTCCGGCCCGTTCGAGAGCGTCTTCGGCGATCTCCTCGGCCTCGGTGATGCTGTCGGCGACGCCGACGACGGCGTAGGAACGGGAGGTCGTCGTGTAGATGCCGTCCGCTCGCTGGTCGACGCTGGCGTAGTACAGAATCGCTTCGCCGGCGTTGTCCTCGTCGATAGTGACTTTCGCCCCGGACTCGGGGTCGGTCGGGTAGCCGTCGGGGACGGCGTACTTACAGACGGTGGCCTTCGGCCGGAAGGACAGCTGCGGGAGCGACCCGTCGTCGCGGGCGGCCGTCAGCACGTCGAGGAAGTCCGTGTTCAACACCGGCAGCGTGTTCATCGCCTCGGGGTCGCCGAAGCGGGCGTTGAACTCCACGACGCGCGGGCCGGTCTCGGTCAGCATGAACTGGCCGTAGAGGACGCCCTTGTAGCCGGAGAGCGCCTCGACGGTCGCCTTGAGCACGTCGACGGCGTCGCCGTAGTCCTCCTCGGTCATGAACGGCAGTTCGAGGGTCGAATCGGAGTAACTGCCCATCCCGCCGGTGTTCGGCCCCTCGTCGCCCTCGTAGGCGCGCTTGTGGTCCTGCACCGCCGGCGTCACGCGGAGGTCGCCGTCGGCGACGAACGCCTGCACCGTGAACTCCTCGCCGACGAGGCGCTCCTCGAGCACCACGCGGTCGTAGTCCGAATCCCGGAGGTACTCCTTGGCCTCCTCGGCGGTGCACTGGTCACCGATGACGCGGACGCCCTTGCCGCCGGTGAGACCCGCGGGCTTGACCGCGAGGTCACCGTCGTACTCGTCGATGTAGTCGCAGGCGGCCTCCATGTCCTCGAACGTCTCGAAGTCCGGACAGCCGGGGATGTCGTGTTCGCGCATGAACCGGCGCTGGAACGCCTTGTCCGTCTCGATGCGGGCCTCCTGTTCCTGCGGTCCGAAGGCGTAGATGCCCTCGTCGTCCAGCGCGTCGGCGACGCCCGCCGCGAGCGGTGCCTCGGGACCGACGACAGCCAGCGTCGCCTCCACCTCGCGGGCGTAGGTCGTGACGGCCTTCGGGTTGGTGGTATCGAGCGTCTCGAAGCCTTCCGCCAGCGCGGCGATGCCCGGGTTCTTGTTCCCGGCACAGGCGTACAGGTCCGCGTCGGAGTCGGCGAGCGCGCGAGCGACGGCGTGTTCCCGGCCGCCGCCGCCCACCAGCAGCACAGTCTCGGTCATACCCGAACGCCGGATGGGCGTCACCGTAAGTATTGCTCTCTCGCGTTGCGGACGCACTCCTTTTCCCGCCGGCCGACCGAGTGGCGAGTATGAGCGACAGCGCGGATCCGACGGCTCGAAACCGTCTCGACGAGGAGGAGAGTCCGTATCTCCGCCAGCACGCCGACAACCCGGTGAACTGGCAGCCGTGGGACGAGCAAGCCCTCGACGCCGCGAAGGAGCGCGACGTGCCCATCTTCCTCTCGATCGGCTACGCGGCCTGTCACTGGTGTCACGTCATGGAGGAGGAGAGCTTCCAGGACGAGGCCATCGCGGAGACGCTGAACGAGAACTTCGTCCCCGTGAAGGTGGACCGAGAGGAGCGCCCGGACGTGGATTCGGTCTATATGAGCATCTGTCAGCAGGTCACCGGTCGCGGCGGGTGGCCGCTGTCGGCGTGGCTCACGCCCGAAGGCAAGCCGTTCTACGTCGGGACGTACTTCCCGCCCGAGGAGAAGCGCGGAACCCCCGGCTTCCACGACCTACTGCGCGACCTCTCGAACTCGTGGGCCGACCCCGACCAGCGCGGGGAGATGGAGAACCGCGCCGAGCAGTGGACCGACGCCATCGAGAGCGACTTGGAGGCGACGAGCGGACAACCCGGTGACCCCGACAAGAATATTATCGGGACGGCGGCCACCGTCGCCCACCGCGGCGCGGACCGGGACAACGGTGGGTGGGGGTCGGGCGGCCCGAAGTTCCCACAGACCGGGCGCATCCACGCGCTCTTGCGCGCCTCGGCGGACGGCGAATCGCCGTCTGACTCGGGGCTGTCGGGCGGCGACCAGCCCAGCTCGGACGACGGCGGTGACGACTACCTCGCCGTCGTCGAGGAGACGCTGAACGCGATGGCCGATCGGGGCCTCTACGACCACGTCGGCGGCGGCTTCCACCGCTACTCGACGGACCCCCAGTGGGGCGTGCCGCACTTCGAGAAGATGCTGTACGACAACGCCGAGATCCCGCGGGCCTTCCTCGCCGGGTATCAGGCTCTCGGCAACGAACGGTACGCCTCGGTCGTCCGGGAGACGTTCGAGTTCGTCCAGCGCGAACTCCAGCACGAGGACGGCGGGTTCTTCAGCACGCTCGATGCGGTGAGTCGGCCTCCCAGCGATCCCGACGGGGAGACCGAGGAAGGCGCGTTCTACGTCTGGACGCCCGAACAGGTCCGTGACGCCGTCTCCGACGAGGCCGCCGCCGAGATATTCTGCGAGTACTACGGCGTCACCGACCGCGGCAACTTCGAGGGACAGACGGTGCTGGGCGTGCGGAAACCGCTGCACGCCATCGCCGAGGAGCGCGACCTGACGGAAGAGGAGGCGACCGAGAAGCTCCGGCGGGCGTTAGACGAGGCGTTCGCCGCCCGCGAGGAGCGGCCGCGACCGGCCCGCGACGAGAAGATCCTGGCCGGCTGGAACGGGCTGATGATCTCGACGCTGGCCGAGGGCGCGATCGTCCTCGACGACGAGTACGCCGACGTGGCGACCGACGCGCTCGATTTCGTCCGCGAGCACCTCTGGGACGCCGACGCGAGGCGGCTCTCGCGCCGCTACAAGGACGGCGACGTGGCCATCGACGGCTACCTCGAGGACTACGCGTTCCTCGCTCGCGGCGCGCTGAACCTCTTCGAGGCGACGGGCGACGTGGCCCACCTCGACTTCGCGATGGACCTCGCCGACGCGATCACCGAGGCGTTCTGGGACGACGAGGCGGAGACACTCTACTTCACGCCGACCAGCGGCGAGTCCCTCGTCGCCCGCCCGCAGGAGCTCACCGACCAGTCGACGCCGTCGAGCACCGGCGTCGCCGTCTCCCTGCTGCTCTCGCTGTCGCACTTCCGGGACGACGACCGCCTCGGCGACGTGGCGGAGAAGGTCGTCCGCACGCACGCCGACCGCGTCTCCTCGAACCCGCTCCAACACGCGTCGCTGACGCTCGCGACCGACGAGTACGAACGGGGCTCGCTCGAACTCACGCTGGTCTGTGACCCGAGCGACCCGCCCGCGGAGTGGACCGAGACGCTCGCATCGACGTACGTACCGCGTCGCCTCCTCGCGTGGCGACCCGCCGACGCCGAGTCGCTCGACGCGTGGCTGGGGGCGCTCGAACTGGACGACGAACCGCCCATCTGGGCCGGCCGCGACGCCGCCGACGGCGACCCGACGGTGTACGCGTGTCGGAACTTCGCCTGTTCACCGCCGAAACACGACCTCGGCGAGGCGCTCCGGTGGGGTCAAAAGTAGCGCTACTCCTCTATCTCGTCGGTCTCTTCGAACTGGTCGGCGAGGTGAACCGCGATGGGGACCGGTTCCTCCTCGACGAATCGGGCGATCTCCTCGCCGTCGTGCTCGACGATGACGGTCGGAATCAACTCGATGCCGTACTCCTCGACTCTCGGCCCGGTCTTCGACCCGTCGTCTTCCTTCTCGACGGGGTAGTGGTGAATCCGCTCCTCGGGGACGTCCGCCGCGTCCAGCGCCGCCCCGAAGTCCGGGAGCTGCGCCCGGCAGTCCTTACACCAGTCGCCGCCCCAGATCAGGTAGTCGAACTCCTCCCTGTGCTTGCGAAGCGCGTCTACGGTGTCGTCGTAGGCGTCTTCGACCCAGACCGGATTCGGTTCGAGTGTCTCGAGTGTCCCGCTCTCGCTCATGACGGAGAATTACGTCGGCGAGTGGCTTGAATCTCCCGACTCCCGAACGTCGCCGATGCGAGAGCGCAGTCGGTCGCGGAGGATGGTGCGATGACACCGCTTGTCGTTCCCCTCGAAGCAGACGAGAGCGACGGATTCCCCGTCGAGAACCCGCTCAACGAGGGATTCGAGCGCGCTCTGTGCGGCCTCGCTCCCGTCGAGATGCGCCCGGTATCGGTCGGCGAAATCCGTCTCGTTCCAGGCCGCGTTGTGTGCGCCCTCGTCGCACAGACCTTGCATCTTCAAGTCCTCGGTGCGCTGTTTGGTCTCGGCGAGGAGGTCGCTCGGCGGGCCGAGCTCGGGGACGTTCTCGTCGACCGCCGCGTGGAACCAGCCCGTCGGCTCGCGGACGACGCCGACCAGCGTCTCCTCGCCCGAGAGGTCGGCCAGACCGTGCTGAACGGCCGCGACGTAGGTCTCGCTGACGCTCGCGCTCATACCCGAATGGAGGCACAGCCAGCGGAAAAGCCTGCCGGGACCCCCGATTCCCAGCGAGGATTCGTGACTCCACTAGGCGTTTAAGCGGTGACGGCGTATCCCGCGTCAATGCACGAATCCCTGCACGACTCCGTCCTCGGCGCGATCGGGTCGCCGCTGGTGTCGGTCACCGCGCCGGAGGGCGCGACGGTCGCGGCGAAAATCGAGTCGTTCAACCCGGGCGGGTCCGCGAAGGACCGCCCGGCGAAGTTCATGATCGAGACAGCCGAGCGAGACGGCGACCTCGAACCCGGCGACACGCTGGTCGAACCGACCAGCGGCAACACCGGCATCGGGATGGCGATGGTCGGCGCGGCGAAGGGATACGACGTCGTCCTCGTGATGCCGTCCTCGAAGTCCCCGGAGCGCCGCGAGATAATGCGGGCGTACGGTGCCGACATCGAACTTGTCGACGGCGACATCTCCGCCGCGAAGGAGCGGGCCGACGAACTCACCGACGAGAGCGGCTACGTCCAGCTGCGGCAGTTCGAGAACCCGGGCAACCCGCGGGCGCACTACGAGACGACCGGTCCCGAAGTTCTCGAACAGGTCGGCGACCGCACCGTCGACGCCCTCGTCGCCGGCGTCGGCACCGGCGGCACGATCACGGGCACCGGCCGCCGCCTCCGGGAGGCGTTCCCCGACGTCGACGTCGTCGCGGTCGAACCCGAGGACAACGCCGTCCTCTCGGGGATGGAGCCCGGAACCGGCGAGGACACCTTCCAGGGGATGGGACCGGGATTCGTCAGCGACAACCTCGACGTGGACCTACTGGACGACGTGAAGACGGTCACGCTCGACGACGCCGAGGACGAGTGCCGGCGTCTTGCCCGCGAGGAGGGCATCCTCGTCGGGCAGTCCTCGGGGGCGTCGAACCTCGCCGCGCGCGAGAAGGCCGCCGAACTGCTGGACGCGGGCGTCGAGGACCCGCTGGTCGTCACCGTCTTCTGGGACAGCGGCGAGCGCTACATGTCCACCGGCATCTTCGACTGAGATCCGTTCTGTCGACGGCTCGTCCGACTGACGACTCGTCGATCTACTCCAGCGGTCGCGCGTCGTCCTTGAACGCCTCGTAGCGGGCCTTCGCCCACTCGTTCATCGCGTCGGTGTCGTTGTTGACGACGCCGCGGACGCCGTCGTCGGTGTGGACGATGAGACCGCTCACCGTCTCGTCGGCCTTCTCTGCGACCCAGACGATGTACGGAATCTCCCGGTCCGTGACGTGAATATCGAGGTTGGCGGCCCCGGCGAACTGCTCGAAGGCGTCGGGGTACTCCGCCGAGAACACGTCCATCGCTTCCTCGGTCAACACCAGCTCCGTCTCGTCACCGTCTTCGACGAGTTCGCCGATCTCCTCGATGTAGTGCGGGAGGACCGCCGGCCCGGTCCCGTAGAGCGCCGTCGCGCCGTCCCCGAGGTCGGTCGCCGATCGGAGGGGTGCCTGCGGTGCCGCCATCGACGACTCGACGATCTCTGCGCCGTCGAGTATCTCCGGGTTCACCTCGACGTCCGACGGCAGTTCCGCGAGCACCGGCTGTGCGCGAGAGAGGGAATCGAGACGAGAGAGGAACCGCTCGTAGGCGGCCAGCGCCTCGCTGCCCGCGAAGGTCGTCACGTATCGGCTTCCTCTCCGCTCGACGAACGAATGTTCGGTGAGCGAGTCGATCGCCCGGTCGACCGTCGAGCGCGAAGTGTCGAGTTCCTCGACGAGTTCCGGTTTCGAGAGCGGCGTCGAGAGCGCGGCGAGAACGTCACGTCGCTTCGCGACCACGTCGGCGGTGTCCGGAACTGAGACCATAGCGAATGATATGTCTGAACATTGAAAAACGTTCTTTTAGAACCGACACACCGGAGCCGGACGTTCACGCTCCGGGAATTTTCCCGGGAGATTGGTATATGTGGGATGAACACGCTGGTGTAGGTGTGGGCTCGCCACTGCCCGGTGGTGAGTGTCCACCGGAGTGTCCATTCGGTCGCGACGACCGTGCCTCTGACAACGGGGGCACTCCCCATGCCTTTCGCGTCTCCTACGCGCCGAACTCGGCTTCCGTGACCCGAACGACCAGCGTCTCGTCGACCTCCCGGAGGTCGTACTCCGGAATCACGTCGCCGGTTCGGGTGAGCAACATCGGCTCGACCAGCCGCGGCGGCCGTTCCTGTGCCGGCGGTGCCGTCTCGTCGTCTCCTCCGCCAGCGTCACTCTCGGTAGCGTCTCGGTCCGTCTCCGCTTCGACGACGCCGTACACCTTGAGGAACCGGCCCGTCTCGTCGGGCGAGACCTCGTCGTCCCGGACCGCCGCCGCCAACTCCCGGGAGAGCCACTCCGTCTCGCTGATGGAGGGTTCCCTGATCAGCGCGGCGTCGACGAAGCGGACGAGATACCAGTTCAGGTCGTTGAGCAGGGCGACGGCCGCCCCGAGGCTCACCGTCTCGAGCCGGAGCGCGTTCTCGAACGGTTCCCGCAGGTCGTACGTCGCCAGCGCGTTCCGCGCGGTCTCGCGGGAGAGCAGTTCGTACCGGAGGTTCACGTCTTCGCTCCCGACGAGACAGACCTGCGTCATGGCTCATCCGTCAGCCGCCCCGGAGATTTAGCTTTCGATAGCGACGACCTCGCGCTCGCTGGCACGGTCGCGAGCGCGCTCGAACAGGTCCTCGGGTTCGGCCGCCCGGAGCGCCGACAGCGACGCGTCCGTCTCCGGGAGTTCGGGCGCGACGCGGTTACACCCGGCGTCGATGGTCGAGTCCTCGAACGTCCCGATGTCCCGCGCGAGCTCGGTTATCTCCGTCTTGTCGAGCGCGAGGTTCGGGCGGTGGACCGGCAGCGTCGCGACGGCGTCCGTGACCGCGAGGTTCGCCGCGGTCTGACTGGACTTCTGGCCGACGGCCTCGCCCGTGACGACGCCGACACAGCCCTCGTCCTCGGCGACGGCTTCGGCGGCGGCGAGCATGAATCGGCGCAGCGAGAGCATCCGAAGGTCGCCCATCTCCTCGGCCAGCGCGGCGACGACCGGCCCGGCGTCGACGACGTGGGCGTCCATCGGCTCCGTGGGGGCGTACGCGGCGAGCGTCTCGACGGTCGCCAGCGCCCGAGCTCGGTGGTCCGGGCC encodes the following:
- the dacZ gene encoding diadenylate cyclase DacZ gives rise to the protein MNELRDLLADVVADADAVSLFSPNAAAFERFEDADIPVVVVGPENAVDAENFVELPIDFIDLEGRVRFGIEGALEKEFFEEGDEVVCVTDFLGGVGNTVARIETSDFSPSGVYDLFVNSRAEPGVVRDVFEVAIELGKKGQKGKPVGALFVVGDAGKVMNKSRPLSYNPFEKSHVHVGDPIVNVMLKEFSRLDGAFVISDAGKIVSAYRYLEPSAEGVDIPKGLGARHMAGGAISRDTNATAIVLSESDGLVRAFKGGEIVLEIDPEEY
- a CDS encoding mechanosensitive ion channel domain-containing protein; translated protein: MQLGFDWPDVIRTLFSPENAVLLSIIVLFVGLVLGVLVWRASRQFMRELGVPEAVEGTPFERTARGLGTSTVGIVSNLTALFVYIVTVTVALNIAQLGNPEAYWTQFTEFLPDLFIAAFALIIGLIAGDKARLVVSERLRSVKLPEATLVPELVKYSIFYLAVLIALGQLGVDTMALLILLAAYSFGLVFITGLALKDLLAASAAGLYLLLSEPYSIGDEVVIGDRQGIVQEVDMFVTHVESEGKEHIIPNQLVIRSGIVRVRN
- a CDS encoding acyltransferase, with the translated sequence MSGQRHDDLDRHPTPGPRNSLFSWPDAKHPLRVMLNYAVILVCRVSPSLRLKNRLLRRLGVTVGTGVAWGLESTPDVFWPELITVRDDAIVGYDATLLCHEFLQTEYRTGEVVVGERAMIGAGAVVLPGVTVGADAQVAANSLVADDVPPGTTVAGVPAEPIERGDDADS
- a CDS encoding DUF7576 family protein yields the protein MAPHVDDTIADRSLSETGDGDVVTVCAECDGELDPGERTPTVATVADGVTVYLFCDEDCKAAFQRD
- a CDS encoding bacterio-opsin activator domain-containing protein, which encodes MSPSPIHILLVDGDPAESSVHVEALREVLSAANVDVAETADDAAELLETDEYDVLLAREDLRTTDGLSFLAAAAETAPDLQTILLADDVTTDLLREASAVGIDEVVPLSVDPADESTLAHRLRARLEPARSSARGTGLDPAADGEPSPESDLQNPTGLLEAVARITNDGIITIDTDSTIRFVNPAMEEILGYTPSELLGEPLTVLMSDRLASQHDAGFQRYLDTGERKLDWDNVELPGQHSDGTEVALSISFSEITHEGERFFTGIVRDISEQKRREQRLRQLNEGAQALSTAETVEEACNIAVRTAQDTLGLPISMIAYYDEQTGTLQPMARTIAADALTDETDLFAPERDLPWEVYLEQERRVIPDVSAASDLSASETPLQSVVLFPIGSYGVFVSGATEPRTFSQHEITLVTLFVANVQAALDRVEREEQLRERTAELEARTETLDRVNRLNSVIREITQVLTEATTREEIEQTVCTKLANAESYRFAWVGEQETIGGRVVPRTSAGVEQGYLEEIEITTDESSSARGPTGRAVKTHEPQVQNNLHSDPPFEPWRQAALQRGYRASISVPLVHDEILYGVLNLYAETPEIFDELEETVLAELGRMIGYAINALERKKMLVSETAVELEFRVTDPDIAAVEFTRETGSQFEFEALVDQADGTLRAFFTIDGSSPDAIRTFADRSTEIKDVRLIAEREDGCFYEATLTETSFLATLLGAGAHPTALSSTPDGAELLVELPSSGDIKAFLEMFLSQYDAELTARRELDRPVLTEEEFEAVYLEQLTDREEEVLRTAYHAGFFNFPRDSSGSDVAEILGISQPTVSRHIRKGERKLFDIVFGDQPTVGSEQ
- the purD gene encoding phosphoribosylamine--glycine ligase; this encodes MTETVLLVGGGGREHAVARALADSDADLYACAGNKNPGIAALAEGFETLDTTNPKAVTTYAREVEATLAVVGPEAPLAAGVADALDDEGIYAFGPQEQEARIETDKAFQRRFMREHDIPGCPDFETFEDMEAACDYIDEYDGDLAVKPAGLTGGKGVRVIGDQCTAEEAKEYLRDSDYDRVVLEERLVGEEFTVQAFVADGDLRVTPAVQDHKRAYEGDEGPNTGGMGSYSDSTLELPFMTEEDYGDAVDVLKATVEALSGYKGVLYGQFMLTETGPRVVEFNARFGDPEAMNTLPVLNTDFLDVLTAARDDGSLPQLSFRPKATVCKYAVPDGYPTDPESGAKVTIDEDNAGEAILYYASVDQRADGIYTTTSRSYAVVGVADSITEAEEIAEDALERAGTEGLRVRHDIGKPDLVQQRIDHMDEIRGD